A window of the Pangasianodon hypophthalmus isolate fPanHyp1 chromosome 12, fPanHyp1.pri, whole genome shotgun sequence genome harbors these coding sequences:
- the bambia gene encoding BMP and activin membrane-bound inhibitor (Xenopus laevis) homolog a has product MDRHSSFVSLWLQLELCAMAVLLTKGEIRCYCDAPQCVATGYMCKSELNACFTKALDPFNTNSPLTHGCLDPLLNSVDVCTQKSSDVSNGGPSPIECCHDDMCNYRGLPSIVHTRSDPTDRYQSDGSNQNLITRVQELASAKEVWFRAAVIAVPIAGGLILVLLIMLALRMLRSENKRLRVQRQQMLSRLHYSFHGHNHAKKGHMAKLDLECMVPVTGHENCCAGCDKLRQAELNAQGGERFLSLVHWGMYTGHGKLEFV; this is encoded by the exons ATGGATCGCCATTCcagttttgtttcactttggcTTCAGCTGGAACTCTGTGCCATGGCCGTGCTCCTAACTAAAG GAGAGATCAGGTGCTACTGTGATGCTCCGCAGTGTGTTGCCACTGGATACATGTGCAAATCGGAGCTCAATGCCTGTTTTACCAAGGCTTTGGACCCATTTAACACAAACTCCCCGTTAACACACGGATGTCTAGACCCGCTATTAAACTCTGTGGATGTGTGCACTCAGAAGAGTTCAGATGTTTCAAATGGAGGCCCGTCTCCTATTGAGTGCTGTCATGATGATATGTGCAACTACCGGGGTTTACCCAGTATTGTTCACACACGAAGTGACCCTACAG ATCGTTATCAGTCAGACGGCTCAAACCAGAACTTGATCACACGAGTTCAAGAGTTAGCCTCGGCGAAGGAGGTGTGGTTCCGGGCGGCCGTGATCGCCGTACCCATCGCCGGAGGCCTGATCCTGGTGCTGCTCATCATGTTGGCACTCCGCATGCTGCGCAGTGAGAACAAGCGGCTCCGGGTGCAGAGACAGCAGATGCTCTCACGCTTGCACTACAGCTTCCATGGGCATAACCATGCCAAGAAGGGCCACATGGCAAAGCTGGACCTGGAGTGCATGGTGCCTGTGACTGGCCATGAGAACTGTTGTGCAGGCTGTGATAAACTCCGGCAGGCTGAACTGAACGCGCAAGGGGGCGAACGCTTCCTCTCGCTCGTGCACTGGGGCATGTACACAGGCCATGGCAAACTTGAGTTTGTATGA
- the waca gene encoding WW domain-containing adapter protein with coiled-coil, with the protein MVMYTRKQPRLGDGCNDRRDSQPYQTFKYSSKSHPGGDHRHEKMRESSDGTPPCKMLRRSDSPDNKHTESSAHSRAKSTHLHRARDRDGGTSISPQENSHNHSSLHSSNSHSNPNKSDTAYDPADDWSEHISSSGKKYYYNCRTEVSQWEKPKEWLEREQRQKEAAKMATATAVVNSFPKDRDYRREAMQAAPTSFTPTKSVVATEKPSSLTPSSSSAAVSGLSAANPTSSASSSTVSPVMQSPATPTILQDPSLLRQLLPALQTALQLNNASVDMAKINEVLTAAVTQASLQSMLHKILTAGPSAFNITTLLSQAAQLSSQAQQSSQSPMSLTSDASSPRSYVSPRISTPQTNTAPLKPPLSTTPVSSQTKVNALGIKASSLPPPSSQQPLPSDKHHDNSNSPRTLQRQSSQRSPSPGPNHVGNSNSSSNNGNGGGQNTGVGPGAGPAGSVPAGTAPARQACSFTPSLAAHFNENLIKHVQGWPAEHVEKQASRLREEAHTMGSIYMSENCTELKNLRSLVRVCEIQATLREQRILFLRQQIKELEKLKNQNSFMV; encoded by the exons ATGGTAATGTATACAAGGAAACAACCGAGACTCGGCGATGG GTGCAACGACCGAAGGGACTCTCAGCCCTACCAG ACTTTTAAATACTCGTCGAAGAGTCACCCGGGTGGTGATCACCGGCATGAGAAGATGCGGGAGAGCAGTGATGGCACTCCGCCGTGTAAGATGCTGCGCAGATCAGACAGTCCTGACAACAAGCACACTGAGAGCAGTGCACACAGCAGAGCTAAATCCACACATCTCCACCGGGCCAGAGACAGGGATGGAG GCACCAGTATCTCCCCTCAAGAGAATTCTCACAACCACAGTTCTCTGCACAGCTCCAACTCTCACTCGAACCCCAACAAATCAGACACT GCATACGACCCTGCAGACGATTGGTCGGAGCACATCAGCTCTTCAGGGAAGAAGTACTACTACAATTGCAGAACAGAAGTGTCACAGTGGGAGAAGCCCAAAGAGTGGCTGGAGAG GGAACAGAGACAAAAGGAGGCAGCTAAGATGGCAACAGCAACAGCGGTGGTCAATAGCTTCCCTAAAGACAGAGACTACAGACGTGAAGCAATGCAGGCTGCTCCCACAAGCTTCACCCCTACCA AGTCTGTAGTTGCCACAGAAAAGCCTTCCTCACTCACCccatcctcttcctctgctgCTGTGTCTGGGCTAAGTGCCGCCAATCCCACTAGCTCCGCGTCAAGTTCTACAGTTTCCCCGGTGATGCAGTCCCCTGCTACACCTACTATCCTACAAGACCCCTCCCTCTTACGCCAGCTTCTCCCAGCGCTACAGACGGCACTGCAGCTGAACAATGCCAGCGTGGATATGGCTAAGATCAATGAAG ttctcACAGCTGCAGTAACACAGGCTTCACTGCAGTCGATGCTCCACAAGATCCTGACTGCTGGTCCGTCTGCTTTCAACATCACAACACTTCTCTCCCAGGCTGCCCAGCTCTCTAGTCAAG CCCAGCAGTCCAGTCAGTCTCCGATGTCCCTGACGTCAGATGCTTCATCCCCACGGTCATATGTGTCCCCCAGGATCAGTACGCCCCAGACTAACACAGCACCCCTGAAACCCCCCCTGAGCACCACGCCTGTCTCATCTCAGACCAAG gTGAATGCTCTGGGGATTAAGGCCAGTTCTCTTCCTCCACCCTCGTCTCAGCAGCCCCTCCCATCAGATAAACACCATGACAACAGCAACTCCCCACGGACACTGCAGCGGCAGAG TAGTCAGAGAAGCCCCTCTCCTGGTCCCAACCATGTTGGAAACAGTAACAGCAGCAGTAATAATGGCAATGGTGGTGGTCAGAACACTGGCGTGGGGCCCGGAGCAGGGCCTGCGGGTTCAGTACCAGCTGGAACAGCCCCGGCCAGACAAGCCTGCTCCTTCACACCCTCGCTGGCGGCGCATTTTAATGAGAATCTCATTAAACATGTGCAAGGCTGGCCTGCAGAACACGTTGAGAAACAG gCGTCACGGTTACGTGAAGAGGCTCACACCATGGGCAGCATTTACATGTCTGAGAACTGTACAGAGCTGAAGAACCTGCGCTCACTAGTACGTGTGTGTGAAATCCAGGCCACGCTGCGTGAACAGAG gaTACTCTTTTTGAGACAACAAATTAAAGAACTTGAAAAGTTGAAGAATCAGAATTCCTTCATGGTTTGA